The Claveliimonas bilis genome window below encodes:
- a CDS encoding redox-sensing transcriptional repressor Rex, whose product MESREISQAVIRRLPRYYRYLGELLENGVERISSNDLSKRMQVTASQIRQDLNNFGGFGQQGYGYNVKYLYTEIGKILGLEEEHGMIIIGAGNLGHALANHAGFEKRGFVLKGIFDVNPTLKGMTIRGVPIYMMDELEDFMKNSDIEIGILTIPKAKAIEVANQLVDYGIKAIWNFAHTDLNLPDNVIVENVHLSESLMRLSYNISRYNEEHRAEK is encoded by the coding sequence GTGGAAAGCAGAGAAATTTCGCAGGCAGTCATACGGAGGCTCCCAAGATATTACAGGTATTTAGGAGAACTGCTTGAAAATGGGGTGGAACGTATCTCTTCAAATGATCTGAGTAAGAGAATGCAGGTAACTGCATCCCAGATTCGGCAGGATTTAAATAATTTCGGCGGATTTGGCCAGCAGGGATATGGATATAATGTGAAATATCTTTATACAGAGATAGGAAAGATCCTCGGTTTGGAGGAAGAACATGGAATGATCATCATCGGGGCAGGAAATCTGGGTCATGCTCTGGCGAATCATGCAGGATTTGAAAAGCGGGGATTTGTATTAAAAGGCATTTTTGATGTTAATCCTACTTTAAAGGGAATGACAATTCGTGGAGTGCCTATTTATATGATGGATGAGCTGGAAGATTTTATGAAGAACAGTGATATTGAGATCGGAATCCTCACCATACCTAAGGCAAAGGCAATTGAAGTGGCAAATCAGCTGGTGGACTATGGGATAAAGGCGATTTGGAACTTTGCTCATACAGATCTGAATTTGCCGGATAACGTGATCGTGGAAAATGTACACTTATCGGAAAGTCTGATGAGATTATCCTATAATATCAGCCGTTACAACGAGGAACATAGGGCTGAAAAATAG
- the abc-f gene encoding ribosomal protection-like ABC-F family protein produces the protein MILACHSIEKAFGEDVIVKNGSFHIEEYEKAALVGINGAGKSTILKMIVGELPLDGGSITLSKGKSLGYLSQHQNLSGGNTIYEEVRTAKAEIISLEKEIRRIEQEIPNLAGEQLTERLNTYHRLSDRFERENGYAYESEIVGVLKGLGFDEEEFSKPVDALSGGQKTRVALGKLLLTKPDVLLLDEPTNHLDLNSISWLETYLLNYSGAVLIVSHDRYFLNRVVTKVIEIEQGSIMTYLGNYTDYSRKKQQIREARMKEYLNQQQEIRHQEAVIEKLRSFNREKSIKRAESREKMLEKMERIEKPAEQRTDIHLVLEPSCVSGNDVLSVDHLSKSFPSQPLFENVSFEIKRGEHVAVIGDNGTGKTTLLKILNRVLPADSGSFTLGTNVHIGYYDQEHHVLHMEKTIFEEISDAYPSLTNTEIRNMLAAFLFTGDDVFKLIGDLSGGERGRVSLAKLMLSEANFLILDEPTNHLDIASKEILENALNNYKGTVLYVSHDRYFINQTATRILELVNKTFVNYIGNYDYYLEKREELTAAYASVPSCDNAPAAEAASEAKLSWQEQKEEKARERKRQNDLKKTEERITSLEERDGQIDELMALEEVYTNSIRCQELAKEKADIAAELEELYEKWEALASQE, from the coding sequence ATGATACTAGCATGTCATTCAATTGAAAAAGCATTTGGTGAGGATGTCATTGTAAAAAACGGCTCCTTTCACATAGAAGAATATGAAAAAGCAGCACTTGTTGGGATCAACGGGGCTGGAAAATCAACAATACTGAAAATGATTGTGGGAGAACTGCCACTTGACGGCGGCAGCATTACTTTATCGAAAGGAAAATCTCTTGGCTATCTTTCCCAGCACCAGAATCTCTCCGGAGGAAACACTATTTACGAAGAAGTACGCACTGCCAAAGCGGAGATCATATCACTGGAAAAAGAGATCCGCCGAATTGAACAGGAAATTCCCAACCTTGCGGGTGAACAACTTACTGAGCGTCTGAATACTTATCACCGTCTGTCTGACCGGTTTGAACGTGAAAATGGCTATGCCTACGAAAGTGAAATTGTGGGAGTACTCAAGGGGCTTGGTTTTGACGAAGAAGAATTCTCCAAACCGGTAGACGCTCTTTCCGGTGGTCAAAAAACACGTGTAGCATTAGGCAAACTTCTTCTTACAAAGCCGGATGTCCTTCTTTTAGATGAGCCTACCAACCATCTGGATCTTAATTCGATCTCCTGGCTGGAAACTTATCTTCTGAATTATTCCGGTGCCGTGCTTATCGTCTCCCATGACCGCTATTTTCTCAATAGAGTGGTAACAAAGGTCATTGAAATTGAACAGGGTTCCATTATGACCTACCTTGGCAATTACACAGATTACTCCCGTAAAAAGCAGCAAATCCGTGAAGCAAGGATGAAAGAGTATCTCAATCAGCAGCAGGAGATCCGCCATCAGGAAGCCGTGATCGAAAAGCTCCGCTCTTTTAACAGGGAAAAGTCAATCAAGCGTGCAGAAAGCCGGGAAAAAATGCTGGAAAAAATGGAACGCATAGAAAAGCCTGCGGAGCAAAGAACAGATATCCATCTGGTGCTGGAACCTTCCTGTGTCAGCGGAAATGATGTTCTTTCCGTAGATCACTTAAGCAAATCTTTTCCGTCCCAGCCCCTTTTTGAAAATGTCAGCTTTGAAATCAAAAGAGGCGAACATGTAGCGGTAATCGGAGATAACGGAACCGGCAAGACAACCCTCCTTAAAATCCTGAACCGGGTTTTGCCTGCTGACAGCGGAAGCTTTACACTTGGGACAAACGTACATATCGGATACTATGACCAGGAACATCATGTTCTTCATATGGAAAAAACTATATTTGAAGAAATTTCAGATGCATATCCTTCTCTTACAAACACGGAAATCCGCAATATGCTGGCTGCTTTCCTCTTCACGGGGGATGATGTTTTTAAGCTTATCGGAGATTTAAGCGGCGGAGAGAGGGGACGTGTTTCCCTGGCAAAGCTTATGCTTTCGGAAGCAAATTTCCTCATTCTTGATGAGCCTACCAACCATCTGGATATCGCCTCCAAAGAAATTCTGGAAAACGCTCTGAATAATTACAAAGGCACCGTCCTCTATGTGTCCCATGACCGATATTTCATTAACCAAACGGCCACCAGGATCCTGGAACTTGTAAACAAAACATTTGTCAACTATATCGGCAATTATGACTATTATCTGGAAAAGCGGGAGGAATTGACTGCCGCATACGCGTCAGTTCCATCCTGTGATAATGCCCCGGCTGCCGAAGCAGCCTCCGAAGCCAAGTTAAGCTGGCAGGAGCAAAAAGAAGAAAAGGCACGGGAACGGAAACGACAGAATGATCTGAAGAAGACAGAGGAACGCATAACTTCTCTGGAGGAACGAGACGGACAGATTGATGAGCTGATGGCGCTGGAGGAAGTATATACCAATTCTATACGCTGTCAGGAACTTGCAAAAGAAAAAGCCGACATCGCTGCTGAATTGGAGGAACTGTATGAAAAATGGGAGGCTCTCGCCTCCCAGGAATAA
- a CDS encoding CorA family divalent cation transporter, producing the protein MIWKLGERLEQIETETWKETRPPAVFLTDSKNARRDLELAGIQYENEIQTNKIGFCKLETQQECLAGTLCIPRLLDVLGSRYRIYFFVNQDHVVLVDDEDFSMRLIRRIKRKKTHQGETKERFIYNFIAEFMSRDQEILMQYEKILMRMEEDVMQGKIENFQRELMPIRRKLLTLRGYYDEMMDMGTELEENENGFFAKKQLKYFGTLSNRADRLMGRTAHLLEYAQQVRDLYQAQVDAKQNSNMQFLTVLSTIFFPLTLITGWYGMNFENMPELKNGYPGVIALSLIVIVVCILIFKKKKIL; encoded by the coding sequence ATGATATGGAAACTCGGAGAGAGGCTGGAGCAGATTGAGACAGAAACATGGAAGGAGACAAGGCCTCCGGCTGTATTTCTCACTGATTCCAAAAATGCCCGCCGGGATTTGGAATTGGCAGGTATACAGTATGAAAATGAAATACAGACCAACAAGATAGGATTTTGTAAACTGGAAACACAGCAGGAATGCCTGGCGGGTACACTTTGTATCCCCAGGCTTTTGGACGTGCTTGGAAGCAGATACCGCATTTACTTTTTTGTGAATCAAGATCATGTTGTACTTGTAGATGATGAAGATTTTTCTATGAGGCTGATCCGAAGGATCAAAAGAAAAAAGACCCATCAAGGAGAAACAAAGGAACGGTTCATATATAATTTTATTGCTGAATTTATGAGCAGAGATCAGGAAATTTTGATGCAGTATGAGAAAATCCTTATGCGCATGGAAGAAGACGTCATGCAGGGGAAAATTGAAAATTTCCAGAGGGAACTGATGCCGATACGAAGAAAACTTCTGACACTTCGCGGCTATTATGATGAAATGATGGATATGGGAACAGAGCTAGAGGAAAATGAAAATGGATTTTTCGCCAAGAAACAGCTCAAATATTTCGGGACACTTTCCAATCGGGCAGACCGGCTGATGGGGAGGACTGCCCATTTGCTGGAATACGCACAGCAGGTGCGAGATCTGTATCAGGCACAGGTGGATGCAAAACAGAATAGTAATATGCAGTTTCTGACTGTGTTGTCCACCATTTTCTTCCCCCTCACCTTAATTACCGGATGGTACGGTATGAATTTTGAAAATATGCCGGAGCTGAAAAACGGATATCCCGGCGTTATTGCACTAAGTTTGATCGTTATTGTTGTCTGTATTTTAATCTTTAAAAAGAAAAAAATTCTCTGA
- the ppk1 gene encoding polyphosphate kinase 1, which yields MDNVYMNRELSWLKFNERVLEEAENKEVPLCERLSFASIYQTNLDEFFMVRVGSLQDQSLLGKKIKDNKTNMTAKEQIEEILRRVHILNERRDKVYEELMSRLKEWGFSLTDFRSMEKSESEYMERYFAMEIEPLISPTVVGKRQPFPFLRNKEIYAVAVLETKSKKQRIGIIPCTNSMVERLIAVPDRSGTYMLAEELILHYMPRVFKGYQIRAKSLIRVTRNADIDADALYDEDLDYREFMADLIKKRKKLSPVRLELSREMDGDIVGILCKYLDLEEARVFRQSTPLDLSFSSKIQDMLRKNPELFFEKRTPQKSSSFEDGRGIIEQIRESDKMLSYPYESIRPFLRMLNEAAEDENVISIKMTLYRLAKQSKVVEALVEAAENGKEVVVLVELRARFDEENNIEWSRRLEEAGCQVIYGLEGYKVHSKLCLITRKNEGKIEYITQIGTGNYNEKTSRLYTDLSLMTADPDIGMEASAVFQALSKGETVESSGHLLVAPKCLQSRVLEMMDEEIRQAKEGQPAYIGLKLNSLTDKKIIDKLIEASEAGVKIDMVIRGICCLVPQVEGKTENIRVISIVGRFLEHSRIYIFGCGERARYYIASADFMTRNTVRRVEVAAPVQQQNLKERLQAMFDLMLRDNQKARHETADGSYLFVRIEDPDTVKVNSQEYFYEEAYEKAGQM from the coding sequence ATGGATAATGTATATATGAATCGAGAGTTATCTTGGCTGAAATTTAATGAAAGAGTGCTGGAGGAAGCGGAGAATAAAGAGGTCCCTTTGTGTGAAAGGCTCTCTTTTGCGTCTATCTATCAGACTAATCTGGATGAATTTTTTATGGTCCGGGTTGGTTCTTTGCAGGACCAAAGCCTTCTTGGCAAAAAAATCAAAGATAATAAGACCAATATGACTGCAAAGGAGCAGATTGAGGAAATTTTGAGAAGAGTTCATATATTAAATGAACGCCGTGACAAAGTTTATGAAGAACTGATGTCACGTCTGAAAGAGTGGGGATTTTCCCTTACAGATTTCAGAAGTATGGAAAAAAGCGAAAGTGAGTATATGGAAAGATATTTTGCCATGGAGATTGAGCCTTTAATATCACCTACCGTAGTAGGAAAGCGTCAGCCATTTCCGTTTCTTAGAAATAAAGAAATTTACGCGGTAGCTGTTTTGGAAACAAAGAGTAAGAAGCAGAGGATCGGTATCATTCCCTGTACAAATAGCATGGTAGAAAGGCTGATTGCAGTTCCGGACAGGTCAGGAACATATATGCTGGCTGAAGAACTGATTCTGCATTACATGCCGAGAGTTTTTAAAGGCTATCAGATCAGGGCCAAATCCTTGATCCGCGTAACGAGAAATGCAGATATAGATGCTGACGCCTTATATGATGAAGATTTGGATTATAGGGAATTTATGGCAGATTTAATTAAAAAAAGAAAAAAACTTTCTCCGGTCCGGCTGGAACTGTCCAGGGAGATGGACGGAGATATCGTAGGTATTCTCTGTAAATACCTTGATTTAGAGGAAGCCAGAGTATTTCGTCAAAGCACACCCCTTGATCTGTCTTTTTCTTCTAAAATCCAGGATATGCTAAGAAAGAACCCGGAATTGTTTTTTGAAAAGCGCACGCCACAGAAATCTTCCTCTTTTGAAGATGGAAGAGGAATTATAGAGCAGATAAGAGAGTCGGATAAAATGCTTTCCTATCCCTATGAATCCATTCGTCCGTTCCTCCGGATGCTAAATGAGGCGGCAGAGGATGAAAACGTGATTTCCATTAAAATGACACTCTATCGTCTGGCAAAACAAAGTAAGGTTGTTGAGGCATTGGTGGAAGCAGCGGAAAACGGAAAAGAAGTTGTTGTTTTGGTAGAGCTGCGTGCCAGATTTGATGAGGAAAATAACATCGAATGGTCAAGACGTCTGGAAGAGGCAGGCTGTCAGGTGATCTATGGTCTGGAAGGCTATAAGGTGCACTCCAAACTCTGTCTCATCACGAGAAAAAATGAAGGAAAGATTGAATATATCACTCAAATCGGAACAGGAAATTACAATGAAAAGACCTCCAGACTGTATACAGACCTTTCTCTTATGACGGCAGATCCGGATATTGGCATGGAAGCATCAGCTGTATTCCAGGCGTTGTCAAAAGGTGAGACTGTGGAAAGTTCCGGTCACCTCTTAGTAGCGCCAAAATGCCTTCAGTCCCGGGTCCTGGAAATGATGGACGAAGAGATAAGGCAGGCAAAAGAAGGACAGCCGGCTTATATCGGATTAAAGTTAAATTCTTTGACAGATAAAAAAATTATTGATAAACTGATAGAAGCGTCGGAAGCAGGAGTGAAGATCGATATGGTGATTCGCGGTATCTGCTGTCTGGTTCCACAGGTAGAGGGAAAAACAGAAAATATCCGTGTCATCAGTATTGTCGGAAGATTTCTGGAACACTCCAGAATCTATATTTTCGGATGCGGTGAGCGGGCCAGATATTACATTGCCTCTGCAGATTTTATGACTCGGAATACTGTGCGCCGGGTAGAAGTGGCGGCGCCTGTGCAGCAGCAGAATCTGAAAGAACGACTTCAGGCTATGTTTGATCTTATGTTGAGGGACAATCAGAAGGCCCGGCACGAAACGGCTGACGGCAGTTACCTTTTTGTTCGCATCGAGGATCCTGACACAGTTAAAGTAAACTCACAGGAATACTTTTATGAGGAGGCTTACGAAAAGGCAGGACAAATGTAA
- a CDS encoding substrate-binding domain-containing protein: MKRKNVVYFLAAACIAGVIGGCGSTSGSGSSDSSKWQEMGEVIPITRENGSGTRSSFAEALGLNIEGVDDQDEITESAQTETSGEDMLRAVAGEKNGIGYVTYSTDLQEGDGAKEITIDGQKAEDETIEEDSYPLTRTLYLAHTSEDKDLETDFINYVTGKGQETVSEFFVPIGGKEVFLSNQASGTLKIHGSTTLAPVIEQLADDYEKENSNAQIEVEVSDSSKGITDVLTGKCDIAMVSRQLYQYETEVLEAEAVAKDGIRVIVNEENPTEDISMDTVEKIYTGKISKWENTQE, encoded by the coding sequence ATGAAACGAAAGAATGTAGTATACTTTTTGGCGGCTGCCTGCATTGCCGGAGTGATAGGAGGATGTGGAAGTACGTCTGGATCCGGTTCATCTGATTCGTCAAAATGGCAGGAAATGGGCGAAGTGATTCCGATAACGAGGGAGAATGGATCAGGTACCAGAAGCAGCTTTGCAGAGGCACTTGGTCTGAATATAGAAGGGGTAGATGACCAGGATGAGATCACAGAATCTGCGCAGACAGAGACATCCGGAGAAGATATGCTCCGTGCTGTTGCAGGAGAAAAGAATGGTATCGGCTATGTCACTTACAGTACGGATCTTCAGGAAGGGGATGGAGCAAAAGAAATTACGATAGATGGACAAAAAGCAGAGGATGAAACTATTGAAGAAGACAGCTATCCGCTTACACGAACGCTTTATCTTGCCCACACAAGTGAAGACAAGGATCTGGAAACAGATTTTATAAACTATGTGACGGGGAAGGGACAGGAAACCGTATCAGAGTTTTTTGTGCCCATAGGAGGTAAAGAAGTCTTTTTATCTAATCAGGCATCCGGTACTTTAAAAATACACGGCTCCACAACTCTGGCACCGGTGATAGAGCAGTTGGCAGATGACTATGAGAAAGAAAATTCCAATGCACAGATTGAGGTGGAAGTATCAGATTCTTCAAAAGGAATTACAGATGTACTGACAGGAAAATGTGATATTGCTATGGTATCCCGGCAGCTGTATCAATATGAGACAGAAGTATTAGAAGCAGAAGCAGTTGCAAAAGACGGGATCCGTGTAATCGTAAATGAAGAAAATCCGACAGAAGATATTTCAATGGATACAGTGGAGAAAATTTACACTGGGAAGATCAGTAAATGGGAAAATACACAAGAATAG
- a CDS encoding NADP-dependent isocitrate dehydrogenase, whose product MEKIKMTTPIVEMDGDEMTRILWKMIKENLLEPFIELNTEYYDLGLEHRNETNDQVTVDSANATKKYKVAVKCATITPNAARMKEYDLKEMWKSPNGTIRAILDGTVFRAPIVVKGIEPCVKNWKKPITIARHAYGDVYKGAEMKIPGAGKVELVYTAEDGSETRELVHNFTGAGIVQGMHNIDDSIASFARSCFSYALDTHQDLWFATKDTISKKYDHTFKDIFQEIYEKEFESKFKEEGIEYFYTLIDDAVARVMKSEGGYIWACKNYDGDVMSDMVSSAFGSLAMMTSVLVSPEGYYEYEAAHGTVQRHYYKHLKGEETSTNSVATIFAWTGALRKRGELDGNKELQDFADKLEKATIDTIEEGKMTKDLALITTIENPTVLNSENFIKAIAEKLA is encoded by the coding sequence ATGGAAAAAATCAAAATGACCACCCCTATTGTAGAGATGGATGGAGATGAGATGACAAGGATTCTCTGGAAAATGATCAAGGAGAATCTTTTGGAACCATTTATTGAACTGAACACCGAGTATTATGATCTGGGTCTTGAGCACCGCAATGAAACAAATGATCAGGTGACTGTGGATTCTGCCAACGCGACAAAAAAATATAAAGTTGCCGTAAAGTGTGCGACAATCACACCTAATGCAGCGCGTATGAAGGAATATGATCTGAAGGAAATGTGGAAAAGTCCTAACGGAACCATTCGTGCAATCCTGGACGGCACTGTATTCAGAGCACCTATTGTTGTAAAGGGGATTGAACCCTGTGTGAAAAATTGGAAGAAACCGATCACCATCGCAAGACATGCTTATGGTGACGTCTATAAAGGGGCAGAGATGAAGATTCCGGGAGCCGGAAAAGTAGAGCTTGTGTATACAGCAGAAGATGGAAGCGAGACAAGAGAGCTTGTACATAACTTTACCGGTGCAGGTATTGTACAGGGAATGCACAATATCGATGATTCTATCGCAAGTTTTGCAAGGAGCTGTTTTAGTTATGCGCTGGACACTCATCAGGATCTCTGGTTTGCGACAAAAGATACAATTTCCAAAAAATATGACCATACATTTAAAGATATTTTTCAGGAAATTTATGAGAAAGAATTTGAATCAAAATTCAAGGAAGAAGGCATTGAATATTTCTACACTCTGATCGATGATGCTGTGGCACGTGTAATGAAATCAGAAGGCGGCTATATCTGGGCCTGCAAAAACTATGACGGTGATGTCATGAGCGATATGGTATCTTCTGCATTTGGTTCCCTTGCTATGATGACCTCTGTTCTCGTATCCCCGGAAGGCTATTATGAGTACGAGGCAGCACATGGAACAGTACAGCGTCATTACTATAAGCACCTGAAAGGTGAGGAAACTTCTACAAATTCTGTGGCAACTATCTTTGCATGGACAGGAGCGCTTCGCAAGAGAGGTGAACTGGACGGAAATAAAGAACTTCAGGATTTTGCAGATAAATTGGAAAAAGCCACTATCGATACGATCGAGGAAGGCAAAATGACAAAAGACCTGGCACTCATTACAACAATAGAAAATCCGACTGTACTCAACAGCGAAAACTTCATTAAAGCAATTGCCGAGAAGCTGGCATAA
- a CDS encoding GntR family transcriptional regulator, producing the protein MEEYQDQSLRGRVFRRLRNDILSGVYKEHDELRETTIGEELGVSRTPVREALRQLELEGLVTIVPNKGAYVTGISKKDVHDIYKIRSMLEGMCARWATRYITPEQIGELEEVILLSEFHLKRKNEEKAVQVSELDGKFHKVLYEASNSRILEHVLSDFHKYVQMARTHSVESRERAEKSIEEHRAILEAIKGKDEDQAERLANAHVMKAMENLHIEE; encoded by the coding sequence ATGGAGGAATATCAGGATCAGTCTCTTAGGGGGAGAGTGTTCCGAAGGCTTAGAAATGACATTTTATCAGGAGTTTACAAGGAACACGATGAGCTGCGCGAGACTACCATAGGCGAAGAGCTGGGGGTCAGCAGAACTCCGGTCCGGGAGGCGCTCCGCCAGCTGGAACTGGAAGGACTTGTAACGATTGTTCCAAATAAAGGTGCTTATGTGACAGGGATTTCCAAAAAAGATGTGCATGATATTTATAAGATCCGTTCCATGCTGGAAGGGATGTGTGCCAGGTGGGCGACAAGATATATTACGCCGGAACAGATTGGAGAGCTGGAAGAAGTTATCCTTCTGTCAGAATTTCATTTGAAACGGAAAAATGAAGAGAAGGCAGTGCAGGTATCTGAACTGGACGGAAAATTTCACAAGGTCTTGTATGAGGCTTCCAATAGTCGTATACTGGAACATGTATTATCTGATTTTCACAAATATGTACAAATGGCCCGTACACATTCCGTGGAATCCAGGGAACGTGCAGAAAAATCTATCGAGGAGCACAGGGCCATTCTGGAAGCCATCAAAGGGAAAGACGAAGATCAGGCAGAAAGACTTGCCAATGCTCATGTAATGAAAGCGATGGAAAATCTTCATATTGAAGAATAG
- a CDS encoding 2-isopropylmalate synthase, which produces MEDRKVYLDRHTNLLQLEEHMYPLVDVEKPNVFRNLFHYDEIPKIAFNDRIVPHSMPEEIWITDTTFRDGQQSRAPYSTKQIVDIYDYFHRLGGPNGKIRQCEFFLYSKKDRDAVYQCMEKGYKFPEITSWIRASKKDFELVKEIGMKETGILVSCSDYHIFYKLKMTRKQAMEHYLSVIRECLETGVSPRCHLEDITRSDIYGFVIPFCLELMNLMEEYQIPVKIRVCDTMGYGVNYPGAVIPRSIPGIIYGLRVHAGVPSELIEFHGHNDFYKAVSNSSTAWLYGASAVNCSLFGIGERTGNTPLEAMVFEYAQLRGTLDGMDTTVITELAEYYEKEIGYHIPSRTPFVGKNFNVTRAGIHADGLLKNEEIYNVFDTDKFLNRPPLVAVSNTSGLAGIAHWINTYFHLPEAKQVDKNSEVVAMVKTWVDQEYESGRVTVLTDEELLKVIDDACRKTGTTLTAQEE; this is translated from the coding sequence ATGGAAGACAGGAAGGTTTATTTGGACAGACATACGAATTTGCTACAGCTGGAAGAGCACATGTATCCCCTTGTAGATGTGGAGAAACCCAATGTGTTCAGAAATCTGTTCCATTATGATGAGATACCGAAAATTGCATTTAATGACAGGATTGTGCCCCACAGTATGCCGGAAGAGATCTGGATCACAGATACAACCTTCCGGGACGGACAGCAGTCCCGGGCGCCTTACAGTACAAAACAGATTGTAGATATTTACGATTATTTTCACAGACTGGGAGGCCCAAACGGAAAGATCCGGCAGTGTGAGTTCTTTTTGTACAGTAAGAAGGACAGAGATGCCGTGTATCAGTGTATGGAAAAAGGATACAAATTTCCGGAGATCACAAGCTGGATCCGGGCCAGTAAGAAAGATTTTGAGCTGGTAAAGGAAATCGGCATGAAAGAAACGGGAATCCTTGTAAGCTGTTCGGATTATCACATTTTTTACAAGCTGAAAATGACAAGAAAGCAGGCGATGGAGCACTATCTTTCTGTCATAAGAGAATGTCTGGAGACAGGAGTCAGTCCCAGGTGCCATTTAGAGGACATTACCAGATCAGACATTTATGGATTTGTGATCCCGTTTTGTCTGGAACTTATGAATCTGATGGAAGAGTATCAGATTCCGGTCAAGATCAGAGTCTGTGATACCATGGGATATGGAGTGAATTACCCGGGGGCTGTGATTCCAAGATCGATCCCGGGCATTATCTACGGACTTAGAGTTCATGCAGGGGTACCCAGTGAACTGATTGAATTTCACGGGCACAATGACTTTTATAAGGCAGTCAGCAATTCTTCTACAGCGTGGCTGTACGGAGCAAGTGCAGTCAACTGTTCTCTCTTTGGAATCGGGGAGAGAACCGGCAATACGCCTCTGGAGGCAATGGTATTTGAATATGCCCAGCTTAGAGGAACACTGGATGGTATGGACACGACAGTGATCACTGAGCTTGCTGAATATTATGAGAAGGAAATCGGTTACCACATTCCTTCCCGAACACCTTTTGTAGGGAAAAATTTTAATGTAACCCGAGCCGGGATCCATGCAGACGGACTTCTGAAAAATGAAGAGATCTATAATGTGTTTGATACAGATAAATTCCTGAACCGTCCGCCTCTTGTGGCAGTATCCAATACATCCGGACTGGCAGGAATCGCCCACTGGATCAATACATATTTCCACTTGCCGGAGGCAAAGCAGGTAGATAAAAATTCAGAAGTTGTGGCTATGGTAAAAACATGGGTGGATCAGGAATATGAAAGCGGCCGTGTTACTGTATTGACAGACGAAGAACTTTTGAAGGTAATTGATGATGCATGCCGGAAGACAGGAACTACTCTGACTGCACAGGAGGAATAA